The Candidatus Thermoplasmatota archaeon genome includes a region encoding these proteins:
- a CDS encoding radical SAM protein encodes MEEAKNIKRGPLEGVHFLLTYKCMFECDHCFVWGSPSASGTFSTRQIEDVLKQASEIPTVKRVYFEGGEPFLFYPVLVKGVETARNMGFEVGIVSNAYWATDRKDATSWLEPLARLGIADLSMSTDEYHGDKEEAENVRRGLEAARELGMAVGVMEVEGIEFYSCETPKKEEKGELMFRGRAAKELAGKAKKKPWKSFSICPEEPPTLGRVHVDAFGNVMFCQGITIGNLWEKPLKKIMADLDQEKHPIIGPLMRGGPVQLAKELGMKPRREYADACHLCYEVRCRARETGKLKEMLTPDQMYGVSESRED; translated from the coding sequence GTGGAAGAAGCCAAGAACATCAAGAGAGGGCCTCTGGAAGGAGTCCATTTCCTCCTTACATACAAGTGTATGTTCGAATGCGACCACTGCTTCGTCTGGGGGAGCCCGTCTGCATCTGGGACGTTCAGCACTCGTCAGATAGAGGATGTGCTGAAGCAGGCCTCAGAGATCCCGACAGTCAAGCGGGTGTACTTCGAAGGGGGAGAACCGTTCCTATTCTACCCCGTCTTGGTCAAGGGCGTCGAGACGGCCAGGAATATGGGGTTCGAGGTGGGCATAGTCTCCAACGCATACTGGGCCACGGACAGGAAGGATGCGACGTCGTGGCTAGAGCCCTTGGCCAGGCTCGGAATAGCCGACCTGAGCATGAGCACGGACGAGTACCACGGGGACAAGGAGGAGGCTGAGAACGTCCGGAGAGGCCTCGAGGCCGCTAGGGAACTCGGGATGGCCGTGGGAGTGATGGAGGTAGAAGGCATCGAGTTCTATTCGTGCGAGACTCCCAAGAAGGAGGAGAAGGGCGAGCTGATGTTCAGGGGCAGAGCGGCCAAGGAACTCGCCGGCAAGGCTAAGAAGAAACCTTGGAAATCGTTTTCGATCTGCCCGGAGGAACCGCCGACTCTTGGTAGGGTCCATGTTGACGCTTTTGGAAACGTCATGTTCTGCCAGGGGATCACCATAGGCAACCTCTGGGAGAAGCCGCTGAAGAAGATCATGGCTGACCTGGACCAAGAGAAACATCCGATCATAGGTCCTCTCATGAGGGGAGGACCAGTCCAGCTCGCCAAGGAGCTCGGCATGAAGCCTAGACGTGAATATGCCGACGCCTGCCACCTATGTTATGAGGTCAGATGCAGAGCCAGGGAGACCGGGAAGCTCAAAGAGATGCTGACGCCGGACCAGATGTACGGTGTCAGCGAGAGCCGCGAGGACTGA